A region from the Gemmatimonadota bacterium genome encodes:
- a CDS encoding thiamine pyrophosphate-binding protein: MARMTAARALVESLRAQGVDTIFGIISSHTMEIFDALYDHQDAIRFISTRHEQAAAMMADGYARVSESNGSLLGTGHLDFAAVLGALDRIGYHGFASVKVYRGASLEDAAPQSLRYLHGVHAGSPAPGDG; the protein is encoded by the coding sequence ATGGCAAGGATGACAGCGGCGCGGGCGCTGGTCGAATCGCTGCGCGCGCAGGGGGTGGACACGATATTCGGGATCATCTCCAGCCACACGATGGAGATTTTCGACGCGCTGTACGACCACCAGGACGCCATCCGCTTCATCAGTACGCGTCACGAACAGGCGGCGGCGATGATGGCAGACGGGTATGCGAGGGTGAGCGAAAGCAACGGATCCCTGCTGGGCACCGGGCATCTGGACTTCGCGGCCGTCCTGGGCGCCCTCGACCGGATCGGCTACCACGGGTTCGCTTCAGTGAAGGTCTACCGCGGGGCCAGCCTGGAGGATGCGGCGCCCCAAAGCTTGCGTTACCTGCACGGGGTCCATGCCGGATCACCGGCGCCGGGCGATGGCTGA